A stretch of Aedes aegypti strain LVP_AGWG chromosome 2, AaegL5.0 Primary Assembly, whole genome shotgun sequence DNA encodes these proteins:
- the LOC5572691 gene encoding dynein light chain 4, axonemal, which produces MDDQPKAEGEADKKIVHIYPLVKFSDMNDDVRAEAIELSITACEKYAQNYEHAAKAIKELMDKKFGTFWHVVVGEGFGYEVSYETKNILYLFFGGNLAIVLWKCS; this is translated from the exons ATGGATGATCAACCGAAAGCGGAGGGTGAAGCTGATAAGAAAATTGTGCATATTTATCCACTAGTGAAG TTTTCCGACATGAATGACGATGTCCGGGCCGAGGCGATAGAACTGAGCATTACAGCGTGTGAGAAATACGCACAAAACTATGAG CACGCCGCCAAGGCAATCAAGGAATTGATGGACAAAAAATTTGGCACCTTTTGGCACGTGGTCGTCGGCGAAGGATTCGGTTACGAAGTGTCCTACGAAACCAAAAACATCCTGTACCTGTTCTTCGGCGGTAATTTGGCTATCGTGCTGTGGAAGTGTTCGTAA